One Anolis carolinensis isolate JA03-04 chromosome 4, rAnoCar3.1.pri, whole genome shotgun sequence DNA window includes the following coding sequences:
- the scyl3 gene encoding protein-associating with the carboxyl-terminal domain of ezrin isoform X2, producing the protein METVCNQNEATPEFLNSIKAIRDKTGIPPEELCADFQLLPAGQGHSRDAYAFGVIVENLMPFLKEGVAEDVLVSFQQTLYTTLLNSDPMCRGPLSSLLSHEFFRNEFLEMLSFLNSLTLKTEEEKTEFFKFLLDRVCGLSEELIALRLVPLLLNQLVFAEPVAVRSFLPHILSPRKDKVGESQINGLLSPAVFQAHVSPVLLKLFEVHEEHVRIVLLSHLDAYAELFTQKELKNIILPQVLLGLRDTSDSLVAITLQSLGVLVSLLGPDVVVGGDRTKIFKRSAPSFSKTSDFSPDNSLNHVINCQKKLVSQPLQDNSSIFKCPNSGNLSFSNRNHVPRQNSHIALRKGEQDSLHLYNVPGDLHTLKNGGSCKHIAEKTVEEWPDWSECEELETGKSATVKTNRNEFCVSSNSCLTSHDASETSWSETVHSSNFKLSSGSSLHATGFIDITESPDTFELQKEYRTLNSSPSTRSGNNDSYIHRDQNCEIFSLPKTSCTERSPKLECDLGEEFMIQVKRKELHDPELDWFADMVPDIKPSSTFFILPELGPHPVIHSNLDKDYTPVCDAQKMQFSLKFAAPEVSEVNGVGWEEQEELKWEEDANW; encoded by the exons ATGGAAACAGTCTGCAATCAGAATGAAGCTACACCAGAG TTTCTGAATAGCATCAAGGCAATACGAGACAAGACGGGCATTCCACCTGAAGAACTG TGTGCAGATTTCCAACTTCTTCCTGCGGGCCAGGGTCATTCCCGGGATGCCTACGCATTTGGTGTAATAGTTGAAAACCTGATGCCTTTTTTGAAGGAAGGTG TTGCAGAAGATGTTTTGGTCAGCTTTCAACAGACCTTATACACAACTTTGCTAAATTCTGATCCTATGTGCCGCGGCCCACTGTCTAGTCTATTATCCCACGAATTCTTTCG gaATGAATTTCTGGAAATGTTAAGCTTTTTGAACAGTTTGACATTGAAAACAGAGGAAGAAAAGACAGAATTTTTCAA ATTTCTGCTGGACAGAGTATGTGGCTTATCAGAGGAGCTGATAGCTTTGAGGTTGGTACCTCTCTTGCTCAATCAGCTTGTGTTTGCTGAACCAGTAGCTGTCAGGAGTTTTCTTCCTCATATCCTGAGTCCAAGGAAAG ATAAAGTGGGTGAAAGCCAAATCAATGGTCTGCTGTCTCCAGCTGTGTTCCAAGCACATGTCAGCCCTGTGCTCCTGAAACTGTTTGAAGTGCATGAAGAGCATGTTCGGATAGTGTTGCTATCTCACCTAGATGCCTATGCAGAGCTGTTTACTCAGAAAGAGCTGAAAAATATCATATTGCCACAG GTTTTATTGGGGCTGCGAGATACAAGTGACTCATTGGTAGCGATAACACTGCAGAGTTTAGGAGTGCTGGTCTCTCTACTTGGACCTGATGTTGTTGTGGGAGGTGACAGGACGAAGATCTTCAAACGATCAGCACCAAGTTTCTCTAAGACTTCAGACTTTTCCCCAGACA ATTCTCTCAATCATGTAATCAACTGCCAGAAAAAGCTGGTCTCTCAGCCTCTGCAGGATAACTCAAGCATATTCAAGTGCCCCAACTCTGGAAATCTTTCATTCAGCAACAGGAATCATGTGCCAAGACAAAATTCTCACATTGCCTTAAGAAAAG GGGAACAAGACTCTTTACATTTATACAATGTGCCTGGTGACTTACACACATTGAAGAATGGTGGAAGCTGCAAGCATATAGCTGAGAAGACAGTAGAGGAATGGCCAGACTGGAGTGAGTGCGAAGAGCTAGAGACTGGTAAAAGTGCAACCGTAAAAACTAACAGGAATGAATTTTGTGTCAGCAGCAACTCCTGTCTCACTAGTCATGATGCAAGTGAGACATCTTGGAGTGAGACGGTTCATAGCTCTAACTTCAAATTGTCTTCAGGAAGCAGCCTCCATGCGACAGGGTTCATTGACATCACAGAGTCTCCAGATACATTTGAGCTCCAAAAGGAATATCGAACTCTTAATTCCAGTCCCTCTACCAGGTCTGGCAACAACGATAGTTATATCCACAGGGACCAGAATTGTGAAATTTTCTCTCTGCCGAAAACATCCTGCACAGAGAGATCTCCCAAACTGGAATGTGATTTAGGAGAGGAGTTTATGATCCAGGTGAAAAGGAAAGAGTTGCACGATCCAGAGCTGGACTGGTTTGCTGACATGGTCCCAGACATAAAACCTTCATCAACTTTCTTCATTCTACCAGAACTTGGGCCCCATCCTGTGATTCACAGCAACTTGGACAAAGATTATACTCCTGTGTGTGATGCTCAGAAGATGCAGTTTTCTTTGAAATTTGCAGCTCCTGAAGTTTCAGAG GTAAATGGTGTTGGCTGGGAAGAGCAGGAGGAACTGAAATGGGAAGAAGATGCCAACTGGTGA
- the LOC100557188 gene encoding 14 kDa phosphohistidine phosphatase: protein MAADLSAVPEVEIDAEGTFKYILLRVQRGGSEEHRDIVRGTAAAEFHNHIFEKVSPEMEKLGFVCKCLGGGKIEHNSKDKKIRVFGLSTGYGKADHSVTVEILKRTYKDYQISWSDDKK from the exons ATGGCGGCGGATCTGAGCGCGGTGCCGGAGGTGGAGATAGACGCCGAAGGGACCTTCAAGTACATCCTGCTGCGGGTGCAGCGCGGCGGCAGCGAAGAGCACCGCGACATTGTGCGGGGAACCGCGGCTGCCGAGTTCCACA ATCATATATTTgaaaaagttagtccagaaatgGAAAAGCTGGGCTTTGTATGCAAATGTCTTGGAGGAGGAAAAATAGAGCATAATAGCAAAGACAAGAAAATACGTGTATTTGGACTTTCTACA GGGTATGGTAAAGCTGATCATTCTGTGACTGTAGAAATACTGAAGAGAACGTATAAGGATTATCAGATCTCCTGGTCAGATGACAAGAAATGA
- the scyl3 gene encoding protein-associating with the carboxyl-terminal domain of ezrin isoform X1, producing the protein MGSENSAVKRDALAGHPFTFPSGVNIYPAILPHGKLASVFVYKRENEENVNKAAKHLKTLRHPCLLRFLSCTVETDGIHLITERVQPLEKVLETLSSSEICAGIYDILQVLVFLHDRGNLTHNNICLSSVFVSENGHWKLGGMETVCNQNEATPEFLNSIKAIRDKTGIPPEELCADFQLLPAGQGHSRDAYAFGVIVENLMPFLKEGVAEDVLVSFQQTLYTTLLNSDPMCRGPLSSLLSHEFFRNEFLEMLSFLNSLTLKTEEEKTEFFKFLLDRVCGLSEELIALRLVPLLLNQLVFAEPVAVRSFLPHILSPRKDKVGESQINGLLSPAVFQAHVSPVLLKLFEVHEEHVRIVLLSHLDAYAELFTQKELKNIILPQVLLGLRDTSDSLVAITLQSLGVLVSLLGPDVVVGGDRTKIFKRSAPSFSKTSDFSPDNSLNHVINCQKKLVSQPLQDNSSIFKCPNSGNLSFSNRNHVPRQNSHIALRKGEQDSLHLYNVPGDLHTLKNGGSCKHIAEKTVEEWPDWSECEELETGKSATVKTNRNEFCVSSNSCLTSHDASETSWSETVHSSNFKLSSGSSLHATGFIDITESPDTFELQKEYRTLNSSPSTRSGNNDSYIHRDQNCEIFSLPKTSCTERSPKLECDLGEEFMIQVKRKELHDPELDWFADMVPDIKPSSTFFILPELGPHPVIHSNLDKDYTPVCDAQKMQFSLKFAAPEVSEVNGVGWEEQEELKWEEDANW; encoded by the exons ATGGGCTCAGAGAACAGTGCTGTAAAACGTGATGCACTGGCAGGGCATCCATTTACATTTCCCTCCGGAGTCAATATTTACCCAGCAATATTGCCTCATGGCAAACTTGCTTCTGTTTTTGTGTATAAGAGAGAGAATGAAGAAAATGTTAACAAAGCTGCCAAG CACCTGAAAACATTACGCCACCCTTGCCTCCTGCGCTTCCTTTCTTGTACTGTGGAAACAGATGGAATCCACCTCATTACTGAGCGTGTGCAACCACTGGAGAAGGTCTTGGAGACACTTTCCTCTTCAGAGATATGTGCTGGAATCTATGATATTCTGCAAGTCCTGGTGTTCCTTCATGATAGG GGAAACCTAACACACAACAATATCTGCCTCTCTTCTGTATTTGTAAGCGAGAATGGGCACTGGAAACTGGGAGGCATGGAAACAGTCTGCAATCAGAATGAAGCTACACCAGAG TTTCTGAATAGCATCAAGGCAATACGAGACAAGACGGGCATTCCACCTGAAGAACTG TGTGCAGATTTCCAACTTCTTCCTGCGGGCCAGGGTCATTCCCGGGATGCCTACGCATTTGGTGTAATAGTTGAAAACCTGATGCCTTTTTTGAAGGAAGGTG TTGCAGAAGATGTTTTGGTCAGCTTTCAACAGACCTTATACACAACTTTGCTAAATTCTGATCCTATGTGCCGCGGCCCACTGTCTAGTCTATTATCCCACGAATTCTTTCG gaATGAATTTCTGGAAATGTTAAGCTTTTTGAACAGTTTGACATTGAAAACAGAGGAAGAAAAGACAGAATTTTTCAA ATTTCTGCTGGACAGAGTATGTGGCTTATCAGAGGAGCTGATAGCTTTGAGGTTGGTACCTCTCTTGCTCAATCAGCTTGTGTTTGCTGAACCAGTAGCTGTCAGGAGTTTTCTTCCTCATATCCTGAGTCCAAGGAAAG ATAAAGTGGGTGAAAGCCAAATCAATGGTCTGCTGTCTCCAGCTGTGTTCCAAGCACATGTCAGCCCTGTGCTCCTGAAACTGTTTGAAGTGCATGAAGAGCATGTTCGGATAGTGTTGCTATCTCACCTAGATGCCTATGCAGAGCTGTTTACTCAGAAAGAGCTGAAAAATATCATATTGCCACAG GTTTTATTGGGGCTGCGAGATACAAGTGACTCATTGGTAGCGATAACACTGCAGAGTTTAGGAGTGCTGGTCTCTCTACTTGGACCTGATGTTGTTGTGGGAGGTGACAGGACGAAGATCTTCAAACGATCAGCACCAAGTTTCTCTAAGACTTCAGACTTTTCCCCAGACA ATTCTCTCAATCATGTAATCAACTGCCAGAAAAAGCTGGTCTCTCAGCCTCTGCAGGATAACTCAAGCATATTCAAGTGCCCCAACTCTGGAAATCTTTCATTCAGCAACAGGAATCATGTGCCAAGACAAAATTCTCACATTGCCTTAAGAAAAG GGGAACAAGACTCTTTACATTTATACAATGTGCCTGGTGACTTACACACATTGAAGAATGGTGGAAGCTGCAAGCATATAGCTGAGAAGACAGTAGAGGAATGGCCAGACTGGAGTGAGTGCGAAGAGCTAGAGACTGGTAAAAGTGCAACCGTAAAAACTAACAGGAATGAATTTTGTGTCAGCAGCAACTCCTGTCTCACTAGTCATGATGCAAGTGAGACATCTTGGAGTGAGACGGTTCATAGCTCTAACTTCAAATTGTCTTCAGGAAGCAGCCTCCATGCGACAGGGTTCATTGACATCACAGAGTCTCCAGATACATTTGAGCTCCAAAAGGAATATCGAACTCTTAATTCCAGTCCCTCTACCAGGTCTGGCAACAACGATAGTTATATCCACAGGGACCAGAATTGTGAAATTTTCTCTCTGCCGAAAACATCCTGCACAGAGAGATCTCCCAAACTGGAATGTGATTTAGGAGAGGAGTTTATGATCCAGGTGAAAAGGAAAGAGTTGCACGATCCAGAGCTGGACTGGTTTGCTGACATGGTCCCAGACATAAAACCTTCATCAACTTTCTTCATTCTACCAGAACTTGGGCCCCATCCTGTGATTCACAGCAACTTGGACAAAGATTATACTCCTGTGTGTGATGCTCAGAAGATGCAGTTTTCTTTGAAATTTGCAGCTCCTGAAGTTTCAGAG GTAAATGGTGTTGGCTGGGAAGAGCAGGAGGAACTGAAATGGGAAGAAGATGCCAACTGGTGA